Proteins from a genomic interval of Sulfurospirillum oryzae:
- a CDS encoding methyl-accepting chemotaxis protein, producing MSNYSLKMRILMVFVVSIGVMALIFLTMVVRGMYGLGSTQMKDQSELITNLNKQEVKNYLQIAQEAVKASYEKTRDDNIVDMIKEDAVMFEDVLMAIYNEKKGSMSEKELRDLLIHIIQSYRYNKGAGYFFAYTPEGINIAHESKNLIGKNLIDRKDIKGNYTVKTIIESAMPGGNNIAKYYSKNPLTDEVEGKISYNFFFKPLGIIIGTGEYMSIIKAYHQERAIEVLSSLKYGTGGYFFGIKKSKDGYNVVFHGANSALRNTVFDLSEKDINGVMYRKKLVEESMAHENEGAYISYNFQNPTTGKIEPKMVYAKYFKDWEWILVSSIYLDDVEKNIAEQQSKVDGNITGLLTKLILSGVVMVIIIFGVIYMVLGRVVNRPLDSLTQKAADLARGEGDLTCKLDVAGQDEIGKAATQINHFIEKVHHTMVSAKNASSENATLSNTLSSISQTMSQRVEHSTHLITDATKISQTLRHEIETSVGEAKRSKDEITKANENLKNACKEIVILGEKVEQSAQTEMELASRMRQLSSDAEQVKSVLTVISDIADQTNLLALNAAIEAARAGEHGRGFAVVADEVRKLAERTQKSLLEINATINVIVQAIIDSGDQMNQNSEQVQELTHTAQMVEEKIKETTSIMEMATKMSDKTVNDYIKTEKSIDVIVEKIESINTISDQNAKGLEEITVASGDLRQMAENLNATLSTFKT from the coding sequence ATGTCTAATTATTCGCTCAAGATGAGAATCTTAATGGTTTTTGTCGTTTCAATTGGTGTCATGGCACTGATCTTTTTAACGATGGTTGTCCGTGGTATGTATGGACTTGGAAGTACGCAAATGAAAGATCAATCCGAGCTGATAACAAATCTTAACAAACAAGAGGTCAAAAACTACCTTCAAATCGCCCAAGAAGCTGTTAAAGCTTCCTATGAAAAGACACGGGACGATAACATCGTTGACATGATTAAAGAAGATGCCGTGATGTTTGAAGATGTCTTAATGGCAATCTACAATGAGAAAAAAGGTTCCATGAGTGAAAAAGAGCTGAGAGATCTTTTGATTCATATTATTCAAAGCTATCGTTATAACAAAGGTGCAGGTTACTTTTTTGCGTATACACCAGAAGGCATAAACATAGCGCATGAAAGTAAAAATCTGATTGGTAAAAATTTGATTGATCGTAAAGACATTAAAGGTAATTATACGGTTAAAACCATTATCGAATCAGCAATGCCTGGTGGGAACAATATCGCTAAATATTACAGCAAAAACCCGCTTACCGATGAAGTTGAGGGCAAGATTTCGTACAACTTCTTTTTCAAACCACTTGGCATCATCATCGGAACAGGCGAGTATATGTCCATCATCAAAGCCTACCATCAAGAACGTGCCATTGAAGTGCTTTCAAGTTTAAAATACGGCACAGGTGGTTATTTCTTTGGTATCAAAAAAAGTAAAGACGGTTACAATGTCGTCTTTCATGGTGCAAACTCAGCATTACGTAACACCGTGTTTGATCTTAGTGAAAAAGATATTAACGGTGTGATGTATCGTAAAAAGCTGGTTGAAGAGAGTATGGCGCATGAAAATGAAGGTGCTTATATCTCGTATAACTTTCAAAATCCAACGACAGGCAAAATCGAGCCGAAGATGGTGTATGCTAAGTATTTTAAAGATTGGGAGTGGATTTTAGTTTCAAGTATCTACCTCGATGATGTTGAAAAAAACATCGCAGAACAACAGAGTAAAGTCGATGGAAATATTACGGGATTATTGACAAAACTCATTCTTTCGGGTGTTGTGATGGTTATTATCATCTTTGGTGTCATTTATATGGTTTTAGGGCGTGTTGTCAATCGTCCGCTTGATTCTCTGACCCAAAAAGCGGCTGATCTTGCCAGAGGAGAAGGAGACCTTACATGTAAACTTGACGTTGCAGGACAAGACGAGATAGGCAAAGCGGCAACACAGATCAACCATTTTATTGAAAAAGTGCATCATACGATGGTGTCTGCAAAAAACGCAAGTAGTGAAAATGCAACACTTTCCAACACGCTCTCTTCAATCTCGCAAACGATGAGCCAACGCGTGGAGCACTCAACACATTTGATTACAGATGCTACGAAAATTTCTCAGACATTACGCCATGAGATTGAAACCTCTGTTGGAGAAGCAAAACGTTCCAAAGATGAGATCACTAAAGCAAATGAGAACCTCAAGAATGCGTGCAAAGAGATTGTGATTCTTGGAGAAAAAGTAGAGCAGAGTGCTCAAACAGAGATGGAGTTAGCATCACGTATGCGACAACTGAGTTCCGATGCAGAACAAGTTAAAAGTGTTCTTACGGTTATTAGCGACATTGCCGATCAAACCAATTTATTGGCGCTTAATGCAGCCATTGAGGCGGCGCGTGCGGGTGAACATGGTCGTGGCTTTGCGGTTGTTGCTGATGAAGTGCGAAAACTCGCAGAGCGTACGCAAAAAAGCCTGCTTGAAATCAATGCAACGATCAATGTGATTGTTCAAGCCATTATCGATTCGGGCGATCAGATGAACCAAAACTCTGAACAAGTGCAAGAGCTAACCCATACCGCACAAATGGTCGAAGAGAAGATCAAAGAGACCACAAGTATTATGGAAATGGCAACTAAAATGAGCGATAAAACAGTCAATGACTACATTAAAACCGAAAAAAGCATTGATGTGATCGTCGAAAAAATCGAAAGCATTAACACGATTTCTGATCAAAACGCTAAAGGATTAGAAGAGATCACCGTTGCGAGTGGAGACCTTCGCCAGATGGCTGAAAATCTCAACGCAACACTTTCGACATTTAAAACGTGA
- a CDS encoding YbgA family protein has protein sequence MLKIAVSACLLGEPIRYDKTGQRDRFITDKLGKYASFIPFCPEHLAFGTPRETIRIVLDNERKKVITVFSKNDVTQAMNDAIAHELHNIQSEEICGIILKSKSPSCGLGSTKYYSGEMSEGKKDGLFALTCKEHFVDFPIEEEARLIDPWLRENFVMQLFAYHDAMRLQKKIKTMQELVAFHTAYKFLLQSKHETNYRLLGKIVANHDKRTLQEITQEYIALFKKTIATKGSISKTVNVLQHLVGFFKKELEGNEKRELHLQIEEFRDEIIPLIAVMSTIEFLAKKYNTTYLLGQKFLNPYPKDLSLRSFIQEGK, from the coding sequence ATGCTCAAAATTGCTGTTTCAGCCTGTTTATTGGGCGAGCCTATTCGTTACGATAAAACGGGTCAAAGAGATCGTTTTATTACTGACAAGCTTGGAAAGTACGCCTCATTCATACCGTTTTGTCCTGAGCATTTAGCCTTTGGAACACCTCGTGAGACTATACGCATCGTGCTAGACAATGAGCGCAAAAAAGTCATCACTGTCTTTTCCAAAAACGATGTTACCCAAGCGATGAATGATGCGATAGCGCATGAACTACACAATATCCAAAGCGAAGAGATTTGCGGTATTATCTTGAAATCAAAATCGCCCAGTTGTGGACTTGGTAGCACCAAATATTATAGTGGTGAGATGAGTGAAGGGAAAAAAGATGGGCTTTTTGCGCTTACATGTAAAGAGCATTTTGTGGATTTTCCCATCGAGGAAGAGGCGCGTTTGATCGACCCTTGGCTAAGGGAAAATTTTGTGATGCAGCTTTTTGCTTACCATGATGCAATGCGGCTTCAAAAAAAGATCAAAACCATGCAAGAGCTTGTGGCATTTCATACTGCGTATAAATTTTTACTGCAAAGCAAACACGAAACAAACTACCGTCTTTTGGGTAAAATCGTCGCAAATCACGACAAAAGGACCTTGCAAGAGATAACACAAGAGTACATCGCCCTTTTTAAAAAGACGATTGCTACTAAAGGCTCGATTAGTAAAACGGTCAATGTGCTTCAACATCTGGTGGGATTTTTCAAAAAAGAGCTAGAGGGGAACGAAAAAAGAGAGTTACATCTTCAAATCGAAGAGTTTCGCGATGAGATTATTCCGCTGATCGCGGTGATGAGTACGATCGAATTTTTAGCTAAAAAGTACAATACAACCTATCTTTTAGGGCAGAAGTTTTTAAACCCCTACCCTAAAGACCTCTCACTTCGCTCTTTTATTCAAGAAGGCAAATGA
- a CDS encoding phenylacetate--CoA ligase family protein, producing MTFSKNESLCKDELQAWQLKHLKETLLRVYHLVPFYKKKFDEHGVLPQDVKSLEDLAKLPFTKKKDLRDNYPFGMFSVDMDQIVRIHSSSGTTGKPTVVGYTEHDMDIWAEVMGRAFTMGGVTCQDIMQNSHGYGLFTGGLGFHNAAERMKIAVIPSSTGFTSRQLLLLKDFGATVLTATPSFALHMAEVAQAESYDIHKDFKLRVGFFGAEPTSEGLKNEIAHIWGIDYHEIYGLSEIIGPGVACNCKHSNLLHIHEDHFYPEIINPETGEVLPEGTRGELVITTLTKQGLPIIRYRTGDITSLTRIPCRCGRTIGRIESIVGRSDDMLLINGVNVFPSQIEHVLSKQEGITLNYQIIADKKGYLDKLEVDVELDEHLISDDMSYLGSLKKNLEHALLNNLYINVEVKLVAPKSLQRSEGKAVRVVDKRPK from the coding sequence ATGACATTTAGTAAAAACGAAAGTCTGTGTAAAGATGAACTTCAAGCGTGGCAGTTAAAACATCTCAAAGAGACACTGCTTAGGGTCTATCATCTCGTTCCTTTTTACAAAAAAAAATTTGACGAACACGGTGTTTTACCGCAGGATGTGAAGTCTTTAGAAGATCTTGCAAAACTCCCCTTTACGAAGAAAAAAGACCTTCGCGACAACTACCCGTTTGGTATGTTCTCAGTCGATATGGACCAAATCGTACGCATCCACAGCTCCAGTGGAACCACAGGAAAACCCACCGTTGTAGGCTACACAGAGCACGATATGGACATCTGGGCAGAAGTGATGGGTCGAGCCTTTACGATGGGCGGTGTGACATGCCAAGACATCATGCAAAACTCTCACGGATATGGACTTTTCACGGGTGGTCTAGGCTTTCATAACGCCGCAGAACGCATGAAAATCGCCGTCATCCCTAGCTCCACGGGCTTTACCTCTCGCCAACTCTTGCTTTTAAAAGACTTTGGCGCAACGGTACTCACAGCAACACCTTCGTTTGCCTTGCACATGGCAGAAGTGGCACAAGCTGAGAGTTACGACATTCACAAAGATTTCAAACTACGTGTGGGATTTTTCGGAGCAGAACCAACCAGTGAAGGGCTTAAAAACGAGATAGCCCATATTTGGGGCATTGATTACCACGAGATTTATGGACTCTCCGAGATCATAGGACCAGGTGTCGCGTGTAACTGCAAACACTCAAACCTGCTTCATATTCACGAAGACCATTTCTACCCTGAGATCATCAACCCTGAAACGGGCGAAGTCTTGCCAGAGGGCACACGCGGTGAGCTTGTCATCACAACGCTTACCAAACAAGGTTTGCCGATCATTCGCTACCGAACGGGTGACATCACCTCTTTGACACGCATTCCATGTCGCTGTGGCAGAACTATCGGCAGAATTGAGAGCATTGTAGGCAGAAGCGACGATATGCTCCTTATCAACGGTGTGAACGTCTTTCCATCGCAAATCGAGCATGTCCTCTCAAAACAAGAAGGCATCACGCTCAACTACCAAATCATCGCCGATAAAAAAGGCTACCTCGATAAACTCGAAGTTGACGTAGAGCTCGATGAGCATCTCATCAGCGACGATATGAGCTACCTTGGAAGTTTAAAGAAAAACCTTGAACACGCTCTTTTAAACAATCTCTACATCAATGTCGAAGTCAAACTCGTCGCTCCTAAATCTTTGCAAAGAAGTGAGGGGAAAGCAGTGAGAGTGGTGGACAAACGACCGAAATAA
- a CDS encoding phenylacetate--CoA ligase family protein, with protein sequence MIWSKEETLPRHKLTELQTKRLQDTVARVYAHVPFYQKKFEELGITPNDIHSIDDIVKLPFTKKQDLRDNYPFGLFAVKKDAVVRIHSSSGTTGKPTVVGYTKADLDTWNEVMARVFTMAGVTSEDTAHNAYGYGLFTGGLGLHYGAETVGATVVPSSGGFTSRQLMLMKDFEATVLTSTPSFALHMAEAAVSEGYDIQNDFKLKCGIFGAEPTSLGLKEEVARVWGIHYCEIYGLSEIIGPGVSSNCFESKDLHVFEDHFYPEIIDPKTGEVLPYGEKGELVITSLTKQAFPIIRYRTGDITSLDQTPCKCGRTHVRMKSVMGRVDDMLIVNGVNVFPSQVEHVLSNIEGITLNYQIIADKKGYLDKLEIMVEVTEDMPLDSIGALEALKKKIQHELLNNLYINADIKLVEPRTIERSIGKAVRVIDKRSL encoded by the coding sequence ATGATCTGGTCAAAAGAAGAGACGCTCCCACGCCATAAACTCACCGAACTTCAAACAAAGAGGCTGCAAGACACGGTTGCTCGTGTCTATGCGCATGTACCTTTTTACCAAAAGAAGTTTGAAGAGCTTGGCATCACGCCTAACGATATTCATTCTATTGATGACATTGTAAAACTTCCATTTACAAAGAAACAAGACCTTCGAGACAACTACCCTTTTGGGCTTTTTGCCGTTAAAAAAGATGCAGTTGTGCGCATTCATAGCAGTAGTGGAACGACGGGAAAACCAACTGTTGTTGGCTACACCAAAGCCGATTTGGACACATGGAATGAAGTGATGGCACGTGTTTTCACTATGGCAGGTGTCACAAGCGAAGATACGGCACATAACGCTTATGGTTATGGACTTTTCACGGGTGGTCTTGGACTTCACTACGGCGCTGAAACCGTCGGTGCAACCGTTGTTCCAAGCAGTGGTGGTTTTACGTCACGCCAACTCATGTTGATGAAAGACTTTGAAGCAACCGTTTTAACTTCTACACCCTCTTTCGCTCTACACATGGCAGAAGCGGCAGTCTCTGAGGGTTACGACATCCAAAACGACTTCAAACTCAAATGCGGCATCTTTGGTGCAGAACCTACAAGTCTGGGACTCAAAGAAGAAGTAGCCCGTGTTTGGGGCATTCACTATTGCGAGATTTACGGACTCTCTGAGATCATCGGACCGGGTGTTTCTTCTAACTGTTTTGAGAGCAAAGATCTACACGTTTTTGAAGATCATTTCTACCCAGAGATCATCGACCCTAAAACGGGAGAAGTGTTGCCGTATGGCGAAAAAGGCGAGTTGGTCATCACCAGTCTTACCAAGCAAGCATTCCCCATCATTCGCTACCGAACGGGTGACATCACCTCTCTTGACCAGACTCCATGTAAGTGTGGCAGAACGCACGTGCGTATGAAAAGTGTTATGGGACGCGTCGATGACATGCTCATCGTTAATGGTGTCAATGTCTTCCCATCGCAAGTTGAGCATGTACTCTCCAACATCGAAGGCATTACGCTTAACTACCAAATCATCGCCGATAAAAAAGGCTACCTCGATAAACTTGAAATTATGGTGGAAGTGACCGAAGATATGCCTCTTGATAGCATCGGAGCACTCGAAGCTTTGAAGAAAAAAATCCAACATGAACTGTTGAACAATCTCTACATTAACGCAGATATAAAACTTGTTGAGCCAAGAACCATAGAGCGCAGTATCGGCAAAGCCGTTCGCGTCATCGATAAAAGGAGTCTATAA
- a CDS encoding 2-oxoacid:acceptor oxidoreductase family protein has translation MKYQIVIAGIGGQGAVFLVKVLSIASAIKNQKCLGTENHGMSQRGGSVSCYVKIGDFYAPAIDEGQADLLIALEGNEALRNIQYLSKEKGVIVMNAPKNFPKVDFETHSIDAFKKAKANEFPIDALNVYMLGVTLALDPHFPFTCKEIEEAIRLMNAKVADKNIVVLHQGIDDAKDNK, from the coding sequence ATGAAGTATCAAATTGTTATCGCAGGAATTGGCGGACAAGGCGCTGTCTTTTTGGTCAAAGTTTTAAGCATTGCTTCTGCGATTAAAAACCAAAAATGTCTTGGAACTGAAAATCATGGTATGAGCCAACGCGGAGGCTCTGTGTCGTGCTACGTTAAAATCGGTGATTTTTACGCCCCAGCGATTGATGAAGGGCAAGCCGATCTTTTAATTGCACTAGAAGGCAATGAAGCACTTCGCAACATTCAGTATCTGAGCAAAGAAAAAGGTGTCATCGTGATGAATGCACCTAAAAATTTCCCGAAAGTTGACTTTGAAACTCACAGCATTGACGCGTTTAAAAAAGCAAAAGCCAATGAGTTTCCCATCGATGCACTTAACGTCTATATGCTTGGCGTTACGCTTGCCCTCGATCCACATTTTCCGTTTACATGTAAAGAGATCGAAGAAGCCATTAGACTTATGAATGCCAAAGTAGCCGATAAAAACATTGTCGTTCTCCATCAAGGAATCGATGATGCAAAGGATAACAAATGA
- a CDS encoding thiamine pyrophosphate-dependent enzyme has translation MKQILMGNEAIALGLIHAGVDMVSGYPGTPSSEILGNFQKFRDKNKLEAYAQWATNEKVGFEVAYAGAISGKRTCATMKQVGLNVASDPLMSASYIGLKGAMLLISCDDPGFYSSQTEQDSRSFAKFARIPVLDPSTPQEAYDMVKLGVELSHEFESIVMLRPVMRVSHAREICEVDDGLHVKANEGDFERNIPRWGAVPPAGRFRQGLEQIDRLEAIKAWNWDHLIKPKTHALKGENVLCLTSGTGDGYVREALSELDIHADVLKLDMPYPLPKEKLEALFVNYDKVIVFEESFPCIEEQLSSPKLYGKLTKHVHVIDEFSKDKVLSAFANAGVIAPSHAYKSEKYDLELPKRPPNMCPGCPHRDVHYAITKVFKKKKSIYTSDIGCYTLGLNQAAIDTILCMGASISMASGFSISDPDKTVIATIGDSTFMHSGVAPLINAVYQNHKFILVILDNSTTAMTGRQTTPERTNPHQIDIKRIVEGCGVSCHEYVYEQDLNKTVDFMKSLQEMYKTATAPVVAVVREFCVLDKENATGRLGNVVVEVDEDKCVACDSCITNYKCPPMHYNDAGKMEIDPFLCAGCGSCLDVICPTDAFVKKEEK, from the coding sequence ATGAAACAAATTTTGATGGGGAATGAAGCAATTGCCTTAGGGCTTATTCACGCAGGTGTCGATATGGTCTCGGGTTATCCAGGGACACCTTCAAGTGAGATTTTGGGAAATTTTCAAAAATTTCGAGACAAAAATAAATTAGAAGCTTACGCGCAATGGGCAACCAATGAAAAAGTAGGTTTTGAAGTCGCTTATGCTGGAGCCATTTCTGGCAAACGTACCTGTGCTACCATGAAGCAAGTAGGACTTAATGTGGCGAGCGATCCTTTAATGAGTGCTTCTTACATCGGGCTTAAAGGTGCTATGCTTCTCATTTCGTGTGATGATCCAGGTTTTTATTCTTCTCAAACAGAACAAGACAGCCGAAGTTTTGCCAAGTTTGCGCGCATTCCTGTGCTTGACCCCTCCACGCCGCAAGAAGCCTATGACATGGTTAAACTAGGAGTTGAACTTTCCCATGAATTTGAATCCATTGTCATGTTACGCCCTGTTATGCGTGTCAGCCACGCCAGAGAGATTTGCGAGGTCGATGATGGCTTACATGTAAAAGCCAATGAAGGTGATTTTGAACGCAATATTCCTCGTTGGGGTGCTGTACCACCTGCTGGGAGATTTCGACAAGGCTTAGAGCAGATTGATCGTTTAGAAGCCATCAAAGCATGGAACTGGGATCATCTCATTAAGCCTAAAACCCATGCGCTTAAAGGCGAAAATGTTCTCTGCCTTACCAGTGGAACGGGTGATGGTTATGTGAGAGAAGCTCTTAGCGAACTTGATATTCATGCCGATGTACTCAAACTCGATATGCCCTACCCTCTTCCAAAAGAAAAACTTGAAGCACTCTTTGTCAACTACGACAAAGTCATTGTTTTTGAAGAGAGCTTTCCGTGCATCGAAGAGCAGTTAAGCTCGCCAAAACTCTATGGAAAACTGACTAAGCATGTTCATGTTATTGATGAGTTTTCCAAAGACAAAGTACTCTCCGCTTTTGCAAATGCGGGTGTTATAGCTCCAAGTCATGCGTACAAAAGTGAAAAATACGACCTTGAACTTCCTAAACGCCCACCCAATATGTGCCCAGGCTGTCCTCACCGTGATGTTCACTATGCCATTACTAAAGTCTTTAAAAAGAAAAAGTCTATCTATACCTCAGACATCGGCTGTTACACGCTAGGGCTCAATCAAGCGGCAATCGACACCATTTTGTGTATGGGTGCAAGCATTTCCATGGCGAGTGGTTTTAGCATCTCTGATCCTGATAAAACTGTTATTGCAACCATTGGAGACAGTACCTTTATGCACTCAGGGGTTGCGCCACTCATTAACGCTGTGTATCAAAACCACAAATTTATTCTTGTCATTTTAGACAACTCCACGACTGCCATGACAGGTCGTCAAACAACACCAGAACGCACCAATCCTCACCAAATCGACATCAAACGCATTGTTGAAGGATGTGGCGTCAGTTGCCATGAGTATGTGTATGAGCAAGACTTGAACAAAACCGTTGACTTTATGAAGTCACTTCAAGAGATGTATAAAACCGCTACGGCTCCTGTCGTTGCGGTTGTGCGTGAATTTTGCGTACTCGATAAAGAAAATGCAACGGGTCGTCTTGGCAACGTGGTTGTCGAAGTCGATGAAGACAAATGTGTCGCGTGTGATTCGTGTATTACCAACTACAAATGCCCACCAATGCACTACAACGATGCTGGCAAAATGGAGATTGACCCGTTCTTATGTGCAGGTTGTGGTTCATGCCTTGATGTCATCTGCCCGACTGATGCGTTTGTAAAAAAAGAGGAGAAGTAG
- a CDS encoding symporter small accessory protein encodes MGTFDLGVGTAFWLMNASALLCVIYGVIYWNKDKEEKVLNTKSWDKDEAKINKEL; translated from the coding sequence ATGGGAACATTTGATCTTGGGGTTGGGACGGCGTTTTGGCTGATGAATGCGAGTGCTCTTTTGTGCGTTATTTACGGGGTAATATACTGGAATAAGGACAAAGAGGAGAAGGTGTTAAACACCAAGTCTTGGGATAAAGATGAAGCTAAAATCAATAAGGAGCTATGA
- a CDS encoding sodium:solute symporter family protein, which yields MNLIENIVIILYLAVLGYLGFVGYKQTKSSADYLIAGGDTHPFVMALSYGATFISTAAIVGFGGVAAWLGNSLLWLTFCNIFIGVFIAFVVLGNPTRKMGIRLNAHTFPELLGRRFNSKFIQMFGGVLITVFMPLYTSAVLIGGTEFLVAYFKVDYHLALLVMSVIVTGYVLAGGLKGVMLTDALQGVIMFVAMVILLVMVFNSVGGVDVGFSKLETVWNETVASLGNVNIKDLKAGSPDFMMKLSMNWGFQGWNKMPVFLSEGWLFVITTITMGVGIGVLAQPQLVVRFMTVKSKNELNRAVLIGGVFIIAMTGIVFIVGALTNVWYYDFNEGKNALQSAGGIGKVIPHFINAAMPKWFAFIFLFALISAAMSTLSSQFHAMGTAIGRDVFEQIAGKHNPNSLLITRVGIIVMIVISVTLAYVFDKQPAIIARSTAIFFALCASIFLPTYFGGLFWRRMTKKGAIASMIVGTVVTTFWLLFVHFQEAKELGLCKMIFGVNTLLTGKVTFVDAMIVALPLSALSAVIVSLMTKPESPALIKKCFED from the coding sequence ATGAATTTAATTGAAAATATTGTCATTATACTTTATCTTGCAGTCCTTGGGTATTTGGGTTTTGTAGGATATAAACAGACGAAAAGTTCAGCGGATTATCTTATCGCAGGTGGCGATACGCATCCCTTTGTTATGGCACTCAGCTATGGAGCAACCTTTATCTCTACAGCTGCTATTGTAGGTTTTGGTGGTGTGGCGGCATGGCTTGGTAATTCACTGCTTTGGCTTACCTTTTGTAACATCTTTATCGGTGTATTCATCGCGTTTGTGGTTTTGGGCAATCCGACGCGAAAAATGGGTATTCGTCTAAACGCACACACCTTTCCTGAATTACTAGGGCGCCGTTTTAATTCTAAGTTTATTCAGATGTTTGGCGGTGTTTTAATTACCGTTTTTATGCCTTTGTACACATCGGCAGTTCTCATTGGCGGTACAGAGTTCTTGGTGGCTTACTTCAAAGTGGATTATCATTTGGCACTGCTTGTGATGTCGGTGATTGTAACGGGTTATGTGCTTGCGGGTGGTCTTAAAGGCGTTATGTTAACCGATGCGTTGCAAGGTGTCATTATGTTCGTTGCAATGGTCATTCTTTTGGTGATGGTTTTTAATTCTGTTGGTGGTGTTGATGTTGGATTCTCGAAACTAGAAACCGTTTGGAATGAAACGGTGGCATCGCTTGGGAATGTTAACATTAAAGATCTCAAAGCAGGTAGTCCTGATTTTATGATGAAGCTCTCTATGAACTGGGGATTTCAAGGTTGGAACAAAATGCCTGTTTTCCTCTCAGAAGGATGGCTCTTTGTTATTACGACGATTACGATGGGTGTTGGGATTGGCGTTTTAGCACAACCACAGTTGGTCGTTCGTTTTATGACCGTTAAGAGTAAAAATGAGCTCAATCGTGCGGTTTTAATCGGCGGTGTTTTTATCATTGCAATGACGGGAATTGTTTTTATTGTTGGGGCACTTACCAATGTTTGGTATTATGATTTTAATGAGGGAAAAAATGCGCTTCAAAGTGCTGGTGGTATTGGTAAAGTTATTCCTCATTTTATTAATGCCGCAATGCCAAAATGGTTTGCATTTATCTTTTTATTTGCACTCATTTCAGCGGCAATGAGTACGCTCTCAAGCCAGTTTCATGCAATGGGAACAGCGATAGGTCGTGATGTCTTTGAACAGATTGCGGGAAAACACAACCCAAATTCACTCTTAATTACCCGCGTGGGAATTATTGTCATGATCGTCATTTCGGTAACACTTGCTTATGTTTTTGATAAACAGCCTGCGATTATCGCACGTAGTACGGCAATCTTTTTTGCGCTGTGTGCGAGTATCTTTTTACCGACCTATTTTGGTGGACTTTTTTGGAGAAGAATGACTAAAAAAGGAGCAATCGCTTCAATGATTGTCGGTACAGTCGTTACCACGTTTTGGCTCTTATTTGTTCACTTTCAAGAAGCCAAAGAGTTGGGTCTTTGTAAAATGATCTTTGGTGTCAACACACTCTTAACGGGTAAAGTGACCTTTGTCGATGCCATGATCGTTGCATTACCGCTCTCAGCGTTAAGTGCTGTTATTGTCTCATTGATGACAAAACCAGAGAGTCCTGCTTTAATTAAAAAGTGTTTTGAAGATTAG
- the fliS gene encoding flagellar export chaperone FliS has product MYTNLAYSTYSQNNASIESSEKLIRMLYEGVLRFASQAKKAIEDGNIEKRTYWINRTSAIYTELINSLNYDGGQIAHYLSGLYIHQVKLLAEANMHNDTTKLDEVINVARELLQAWKEETEYVVD; this is encoded by the coding sequence ATGTACACCAATTTAGCCTATTCAACTTACTCACAAAACAACGCCTCCATTGAATCTTCTGAAAAGTTGATTAGAATGCTATATGAAGGCGTTTTACGCTTTGCTTCACAAGCCAAAAAAGCCATTGAAGATGGCAATATCGAAAAACGAACGTATTGGATCAACCGTACATCTGCCATCTATACAGAGCTTATCAACTCTCTCAATTACGACGGAGGACAAATAGCGCATTATCTCAGTGGTCTTTATATTCACCAAGTCAAACTTCTTGCAGAAGCCAATATGCACAATGACACAACGAAACTTGATGAAGTTATTAATGTTGCAAGAGAACTGTTACAAGCATGGAAAGAAGAGACCGAGTATGTCGTGGATTAA